One genomic window of Malaciobacter molluscorum LMG 25693 includes the following:
- the soxZ gene encoding thiosulfate oxidation carrier complex protein SoxZ, whose protein sequence is MAKTRIKAKLRKGVVTVKTLSKHPMLSYVEAKRAKKEANFITYFVAEVNGKVVFEVSTSQFLSKDPYLKFAFTGANKDDIIKITWKDLKGATVVSTGKIR, encoded by the coding sequence ATGGCAAAAACAAGAATCAAAGCAAAATTAAGAAAAGGTGTTGTTACAGTTAAAACTCTTTCTAAACACCCAATGTTAAGTTACGTAGAAGCAAAAAGAGCGAAAAAAGAAGCAAATTTTATTACTTATTTTGTAGCTGAAGTTAATGGTAAAGTAGTTTTTGAAGTATCTACTTCTCAATTTTTATCAAAAGACCCTTATTTAAAATTTGCATTTACTGGTGCAAATAAAGATGATATTATCAAGATCACTTGGAAAGATTTAAAAGGTGCAACTGTAGTAAGTACAGGGAAAATTAGATAG
- a CDS encoding rhodanese-like domain-containing protein, with product MCISKKILKTLLVTFLSISFANAEGGEKFVPIMPGVKSIDITLNGQSFTIQRNQDIKNKISDLYNITARGVPQPMVVAKGVETIGELEFLDYMKKAQTDSSIAIIDTRTPGWFARLRIPGALNVPYTNFNNRDDAIDVMEDYMGVSIKDDDSLDFSKAKTLVLYCNGYWCGQTPAMIKNAKQSLLTLGYPSSKIKYYRGGMQAWTSLGYTVAGSAAK from the coding sequence ATGTGTATTTCAAAAAAAATTCTTAAAACATTATTAGTAACATTTTTATCTATATCTTTTGCTAATGCAGAAGGTGGTGAAAAATTTGTTCCTATAATGCCAGGTGTAAAATCGATTGATATTACATTAAATGGTCAATCTTTTACTATTCAAAGAAATCAAGATATAAAAAATAAAATCTCAGATTTATATAATATTACTGCAAGAGGTGTTCCTCAACCAATGGTTGTTGCTAAAGGTGTTGAAACTATTGGAGAACTTGAATTTTTAGATTATATGAAAAAAGCACAAACTGATTCTTCAATTGCAATTATTGATACAAGAACTCCTGGTTGGTTTGCAAGATTAAGAATACCAGGTGCTCTTAATGTACCATATACAAATTTTAATAATAGAGATGATGCTATTGATGTGATGGAAGATTATATGGGAGTGTCTATCAAAGATGATGATTCTTTAGATTTTTCAAAAGCAAAAACACTTGTTCTTTATTGTAATGGTTATTGGTGTGGGCAAACTCCTGCAATGATTAAAAATGCTAAGCAATCACTTTTAACTTTAGGTTATCCTTCAAGTAAAATTAAATATTACAGAGGTGGTATGCAAGCTTGGACATCTTTAGGATATACAGTTGCAGGCAGTGCAGCAAAATAG
- a CDS encoding alpha/beta hydrolase, translated as MLKKIFISSLVVGISLLNAQNITKNECEKLGNDFIYAGGECINYKKYSGEQKDKLNIVVHGTWDEGTNVLGRYAPFAENLSFETDVPTIAVALPGYSKSSLNNLKSIGSKTEKNLVYKKEYLSFLSSLITAFKSKYNVKTITYIGHSAGCSIGATLLGKYPSLINNLLCAGGKYDIHKSTNEKDLISAIDVIDNVDKNSKIALVYGTKDTISKPEVTKEFYKIAKEKGLNVKLIEVKDAVHLDLDMTQPSVNAIIELDE; from the coding sequence ATGTTAAAAAAGATTTTTATTTCAAGTTTAGTTGTAGGAATTAGTCTATTAAATGCCCAAAATATAACAAAAAATGAATGTGAAAAATTGGGGAATGACTTTATATATGCAGGTGGTGAATGTATAAATTATAAAAAGTATTCCGGTGAACAAAAAGATAAATTAAATATTGTAGTTCATGGAACATGGGATGAAGGTACAAATGTATTGGGTAGATATGCGCCTTTTGCTGAAAATCTATCTTTTGAAACGGATGTACCTACAATTGCAGTTGCTCTTCCTGGTTATTCAAAATCATCACTTAATAACTTAAAATCAATTGGTTCAAAAACTGAAAAAAATTTAGTTTATAAAAAAGAGTATCTATCTTTTTTATCTTCATTAATTACAGCATTTAAAAGTAAATATAATGTAAAAACTATAACGTATATAGGTCATAGTGCAGGTTGCAGTATTGGTGCTACACTTTTAGGAAAATATCCATCTTTAATAAATAATCTTTTATGTGCAGGTGGGAAATATGATATTCATAAAAGTACAAATGAAAAAGATTTAATTTCAGCAATTGATGTTATTGACAATGTAGATAAAAATTCTAAAATTGCTTTAGTGTATGGAACAAAAGATACCATTTCAAAACCAGAAGTTACAAAAGAATTTTACAAAATAGCAAAAGAAAAAGGTTTAAATGTAAAATTAATAGAAGTAAAAGATGCTGTTCATTTAGATTTAGATATGACTCAACCATCAGTAAATGCAATTATTGAATTGGATGAATAA
- a CDS encoding valine--tRNA ligase: protein MSEKYEPSKIEDKFYKIWEDRGYFEIDGNRSIQQKDKNFAIMMPPPNVTGSLHIGHALTFTLQDIITRYKRMDGYKTLWQPGTDHAGIATQNIVEKQLLAEGNTKEELGREKFLERAWQQKEKSGGNIVHQMRKLGVTPAWSRERFTMDDGLKEAVKEAFVHLYNEGMIVQNNYMVNWCTHDGALSDIEVEHDEVQGKFYHMNYHFADKSGYVTVATTRPETYFGDTAIMVHPDDERYKNIVGKEVLLPLTDRKIKIITDNHVDMEFGTGVVKVTPAHDQNDYEVGKRHDLEFITCFDEKGILNDYCGEFKGLERLEAREPIVKKLQDEGYIVKIEEHVHQVGHCYRCKNIVEPYVSKQWFVRKEVAKGSIEKTYAGLTQFFPSHWINSYRAWMDELRDWCISRQLWWGHRIPVFTCNDCNHQWADKADEPEACPHCASKNYTQDPDVLDTWFSSGLWAFSPLGWGNNGKMKDTFNDTDLKDFYPNSLLITGFDIMFFWVARMMMMGEHFKGELPFKHIYMHALVRDENGAKMSKSKGNVIDPLDMVEEFSADIVRFSLAYLAVQGRDIKLGKKHLELYRNFTNKFYNAANFLQLNVETFPELNEIEVKTALGKYMLSKLSTAVDEVRENLDTYKFNEAAASLYRFVWNEFCDWGIEYSKASKDSIVELGAIFKETLKLTSPFMPFISEYLYQKLSGSELENSESIMVMNYPKDLAKNEEVENMFAIIEEAIITIRRAKVVIDMGNSKIAKAYVKLDTNIDKNLAKPFIEKLAKVENIEFVDAKVENSITDVSNNLEVYIPTAEIDMSAIIDKLTKQQLKAQKEFDKLNAMLSNEKFVANAPEHVVVENKKALEEARIKLEKIENELKTIS, encoded by the coding sequence ATGAGTGAAAAGTACGAACCATCAAAAATTGAAGATAAATTTTATAAAATATGGGAAGATAGAGGATATTTTGAAATAGATGGAAATAGATCTATTCAGCAAAAAGACAAGAATTTTGCAATTATGATGCCTCCTCCAAATGTAACAGGTAGTTTACATATTGGACACGCACTTACTTTTACCCTTCAAGATATTATTACTAGATATAAAAGAATGGATGGGTATAAAACTTTATGGCAACCAGGAACTGATCATGCTGGTATTGCTACTCAAAATATAGTAGAAAAACAACTTTTAGCAGAAGGTAATACAAAAGAAGAATTAGGTAGAGAAAAGTTCTTGGAAAGAGCTTGGCAGCAAAAAGAGAAATCAGGTGGGAATATTGTTCATCAAATGAGAAAACTTGGAGTTACGCCAGCTTGGAGTAGAGAAAGATTTACAATGGATGATGGACTAAAAGAGGCAGTTAAAGAGGCTTTTGTTCATCTATATAATGAAGGAATGATTGTTCAAAATAATTATATGGTTAATTGGTGTACTCATGATGGTGCACTATCAGATATTGAAGTTGAACATGATGAAGTTCAGGGTAAATTTTACCATATGAATTATCATTTTGCAGATAAAAGTGGATATGTTACTGTTGCTACAACAAGACCTGAAACATATTTTGGTGATACAGCGATTATGGTTCATCCTGATGATGAAAGATATAAAAATATTGTAGGAAAAGAGGTATTATTACCTTTAACTGATAGAAAAATCAAAATTATTACAGATAATCACGTTGATATGGAGTTTGGAACAGGTGTTGTAAAAGTAACTCCAGCACATGACCAAAATGACTATGAAGTTGGAAAAAGACACGATTTAGAGTTTATTACTTGTTTTGATGAAAAAGGTATTTTGAATGATTATTGTGGTGAGTTTAAAGGTTTAGAAAGATTAGAAGCAAGAGAACCAATTGTTAAAAAACTTCAAGATGAAGGTTATATTGTAAAAATTGAAGAACATGTTCATCAAGTAGGGCACTGTTATAGATGTAAAAATATAGTTGAGCCTTATGTATCAAAACAATGGTTTGTAAGAAAAGAAGTTGCTAAAGGAAGTATTGAAAAAACATATGCAGGTTTAACTCAATTTTTCCCAAGTCATTGGATTAACTCTTATAGAGCATGGATGGATGAATTAAGAGATTGGTGTATCTCTAGACAATTATGGTGGGGACACAGAATTCCTGTATTTACTTGTAATGATTGTAATCACCAATGGGCAGATAAAGCAGATGAACCAGAAGCTTGTCCACATTGTGCTAGTAAAAATTATACTCAAGATCCAGATGTATTAGACACTTGGTTTAGTTCTGGTTTATGGGCTTTTTCTCCACTTGGATGGGGAAATAATGGAAAAATGAAAGATACTTTTAATGATACAGATTTAAAAGATTTTTATCCTAATAGCTTATTAATTACTGGTTTTGATATTATGTTTTTCTGGGTTGCTAGAATGATGATGATGGGTGAACACTTTAAAGGTGAATTACCATTTAAACACATTTATATGCATGCTTTAGTAAGAGATGAAAATGGTGCTAAAATGAGTAAATCAAAAGGAAATGTAATTGATCCTTTAGATATGGTAGAAGAGTTTAGTGCTGATATTGTTAGATTTTCTCTTGCATATTTAGCAGTTCAAGGAAGAGATATAAAACTAGGTAAAAAACACTTAGAATTATATAGAAACTTTACAAATAAATTTTATAATGCAGCAAATTTTTTACAATTAAATGTAGAGACTTTCCCTGAATTAAATGAGATTGAAGTAAAAACTGCACTTGGTAAATATATGCTTTCTAAACTTTCAACAGCAGTTGATGAAGTAAGAGAAAATCTTGATACTTATAAATTTAATGAAGCCGCAGCAAGTCTTTATAGATTTGTTTGGAATGAGTTTTGTGATTGGGGTATTGAGTATTCAAAAGCTAGTAAAGATTCAATTGTAGAACTTGGAGCAATTTTTAAAGAGACATTGAAATTAACATCTCCATTTATGCCATTTATTTCTGAATATTTATATCAAAAATTAAGTGGTAGTGAACTTGAAAATAGTGAATCAATTATGGTTATGAACTATCCAAAAGATTTAGCAAAAAATGAAGAAGTTGAAAATATGTTTGCTATTATTGAAGAAGCAATTATTACAATAAGAAGAGCAAAAGTTGTTATTGATATGGGTAATAGCAAAATTGCTAAAGCATATGTAAAACTTGATACAAATATTGATAAAAATTTAGCAAAACCATTTATTGAAAAACTTGCCAAAGTTGAAAATATTGAGTTTGTTGATGCAAAAGTAGAAAATAGTATCACAGATGTATCTAATAATCTTGAAGTTTATATTCCAACAGCAGAAATAGATATGAGTGCAATTATTGATAAACTTACAAAACAACAACTAAAAGCACAAAAAGAGTTTGATAAATTAAATGCGATGTTATCAAATGAAAAATTTGTAGCTAATGCACCAGAGCATGTTGTTGTAGAAAATAAAAAAGCTTTAGAAGAAGCTAGAATTAAATTAGAAAAAATAGAAAATGAATTAAAAACAATTTCATAA
- a CDS encoding DsrE family protein, with protein MKKILLVILLSMFCFANMEFSDPKPTFDNPRKVVYSLHTGDLKKINSIIGSMYNILKEYPSESLKIVVVAYGKGLRTLRKDFDKATILRIKSLMQYDVEFIGCKNTMDSMHWKKENFLDGVDFVQAGIAEIIEKKVAGYIGIDAY; from the coding sequence ATGAAAAAAATATTATTAGTTATACTTTTAAGTATGTTTTGTTTTGCAAATATGGAATTTTCAGATCCTAAGCCAACTTTTGATAACCCAAGAAAAGTTGTCTATTCTCTTCATACTGGTGATTTAAAAAAAATAAATAGTATTATAGGTTCTATGTATAATATACTAAAAGAGTATCCTTCTGAAAGCCTTAAGATTGTAGTTGTTGCATATGGAAAAGGTTTACGTACTTTAAGAAAAGATTTTGATAAAGCTACTATATTAAGAATAAAATCTTTAATGCAATATGATGTTGAGTTTATAGGATGTAAAAATACAATGGATTCAATGCATTGGAAAAAGGAGAATTTTTTAGATGGAGTTGATTTTGTACAAGCAGGAATTGCAGAAATTATAGAAAAAAAAGTTGCAGGTTATATTGGAATTGACGCTTATTAA
- a CDS encoding HD-GYP domain-containing protein, producing MDKKTQILFNLNNFLLASSLSFDYVLKNKKQVSLGYLKRVTYIGLNIALKLGITGKELADLCSYCLSSNIALYISEDEKSLCEESSKLIENFEFLTKQQDVLLYQKEHFDGTGIFNKLGEEIPLFSQIIFLSSTLNEKFDFSSFNENTKQNAINFVIKNENILFSKKIVNIFLEVSSSIVFWLDLEDENDILMFIYNTLEDFTAPMNFENILKITQFISKLENPNTKLVDYVDLMSDYYGFDHKDKYTLKIAASICKIGKLVIKKELLEKKEPLTQNEIEKIKTYPYYTKKILSNIIGFNDIMQWAIKIQERLDASGYIYSLDAKSLSLKDRLLINLSIYDALRQDKTYRKKYSHKETIEIMTEEAKSGKIDESIVKNIDEILYNSNTL from the coding sequence ATGGATAAAAAAACACAAATACTTTTTAATTTAAATAATTTTTTATTAGCCAGTTCTTTAAGTTTTGATTATGTTTTGAAAAATAAAAAACAAGTCTCTTTGGGTTATTTAAAAAGAGTAACTTATATTGGATTAAATATCGCACTTAAACTGGGTATAACTGGTAAAGAATTAGCAGATTTATGTTCATATTGTTTAAGCAGTAATATTGCACTTTATATAAGTGAGGATGAAAAAAGTTTGTGTGAAGAAAGTTCAAAATTAATAGAAAATTTTGAGTTTTTAACAAAACAACAAGATGTTCTTTTATATCAAAAAGAACATTTTGATGGAACGGGAATATTTAATAAACTAGGTGAAGAAATACCACTTTTTTCTCAAATAATATTTTTATCAAGTACATTAAATGAAAAATTTGATTTTTCTTCTTTTAATGAGAATACAAAACAAAATGCGATTAATTTTGTAATAAAGAATGAAAATATACTTTTTTCTAAAAAAATAGTAAATATATTTTTAGAAGTTAGTTCTTCTATAGTTTTTTGGTTAGATTTAGAAGATGAAAATGACATTTTGATGTTCATTTATAATACTTTAGAAGATTTTACTGCACCTATGAATTTTGAAAATATTTTAAAAATAACACAATTTATTTCAAAATTAGAAAATCCAAATACTAAATTAGTTGATTATGTTGATTTAATGAGTGATTATTATGGTTTTGATCACAAAGATAAATATACTTTAAAAATTGCAGCAAGTATATGTAAAATAGGAAAACTAGTAATAAAAAAAGAGTTATTAGAGAAAAAAGAGCCTTTAACTCAAAATGAAATTGAAAAGATTAAAACGTATCCTTATTACACAAAAAAGATATTGTCAAATATTATAGGATTTAATGATATTATGCAATGGGCTATAAAAATTCAAGAAAGATTAGATGCGAGTGGATATATATATTCACTTGATGCAAAAAGTCTAAGTTTAAAAGATAGATTACTTATAAATTTGTCTATTTATGATGCATTAAGACAAGATAAAACTTATAGAAAAAAATATTCTCATAAAGAAACTATTGAAATAATGACAGAAGAAGCAAAATCTGGAAAAATAGATGAATCCATAGTTAAAAATATTGATGAGATACTTTATAATTCAAACACTTTATAA
- the soxB gene encoding thiosulfohydrolase SoxB, which yields MSKLSRREFIYMMAILGASPIFANSHTRMTNTNKLSDYYKLKPFGNARFLHMTDSHAQLTPIYFREPSVNLGFHSNYAKPPHVVGEKFLEYYGIKDNKRLEYAYTCIDFEKHAKAIGKTGGYAQIKTVVDYLRNSFGHEKTLLLDGGDTWQGSATALWTRGKDMVGAMNLLGVDVAVGHWEFTYKAQEVLDNVKLLKAEFLAQNIKVKETALFDETDIAKQAYDMDEGYAFKPYTIKKMGNARVAIIGQAFPYTAIANPQRFIPDWTFAINDENMQEVVNDIKENEKPDAIIVLSHNGFDTDKKMANVVTGIDFIMGGHTHDGVPEAVPVKNAQGVTYVCNAGSNGKFLNVLDLDIQNGKIKDFKFTLLPIFSDLVPEDKKMKEYIESVRKPYLKDLNRQIATTDVTLYRRGNFNGSWDQIICDSLLEIKDAEISLSPGFRWGTSVIPGQVITFDDLMTQTAMTYPETYVRNMKGSEIKLILEDVADNLFNIDPFYQQGGDMVRTGGISYKINPIEKIGNRISSITLTRTGEKIEPNKLYKVAGWSTVGAKSEGEPIWETVEKYLKNIKHIKSLNVDTPDIVGIKNNPGIII from the coding sequence ATGAGTAAATTAAGTAGAAGAGAATTTATATATATGATGGCAATTTTAGGTGCTTCTCCTATATTTGCGAATTCTCATACAAGAATGACTAATACCAATAAATTAAGTGATTATTATAAACTTAAACCTTTTGGTAATGCACGATTTTTGCATATGACAGATTCTCATGCTCAATTGACACCTATTTATTTTAGAGAACCAAGTGTAAATTTAGGTTTTCACAGTAATTATGCAAAGCCTCCACATGTAGTTGGTGAAAAGTTTTTAGAGTATTATGGAATAAAAGACAATAAAAGACTTGAGTATGCTTACACTTGTATTGATTTTGAAAAGCATGCAAAAGCAATAGGAAAGACAGGTGGATATGCTCAAATTAAAACAGTTGTAGATTATTTGAGAAATAGTTTTGGTCATGAAAAAACATTACTTTTAGATGGTGGTGATACTTGGCAAGGTAGTGCGACTGCTTTATGGACACGTGGTAAAGATATGGTTGGAGCTATGAATTTACTTGGTGTTGATGTTGCTGTTGGTCATTGGGAATTTACATATAAAGCTCAAGAAGTTTTAGATAATGTAAAACTTTTAAAAGCTGAATTCTTAGCACAAAATATTAAAGTAAAAGAGACTGCTTTATTTGATGAAACAGATATTGCAAAACAAGCATATGATATGGATGAAGGCTATGCTTTTAAACCATATACAATTAAAAAAATGGGTAATGCAAGAGTTGCAATAATTGGTCAAGCATTTCCTTATACTGCAATTGCAAATCCACAAAGATTTATTCCTGACTGGACATTTGCAATAAATGATGAGAATATGCAAGAAGTTGTAAATGATATAAAAGAGAATGAAAAACCAGATGCAATAATTGTATTATCTCACAATGGATTTGATACAGATAAAAAAATGGCAAATGTTGTTACGGGAATTGATTTTATTATGGGTGGACATACTCATGATGGAGTGCCAGAAGCAGTTCCTGTAAAAAATGCGCAAGGTGTTACATATGTTTGTAATGCTGGTTCAAATGGTAAATTTTTAAATGTATTAGATTTAGATATCCAAAATGGGAAAATAAAAGATTTTAAATTTACTCTATTGCCTATATTTTCAGATTTAGTTCCTGAAGATAAAAAAATGAAAGAGTATATTGAAAGTGTAAGAAAACCATATTTAAAAGATTTAAATAGACAAATTGCAACAACTGATGTAACTTTGTATAGAAGAGGAAATTTTAATGGTTCTTGGGATCAGATAATATGTGATTCTCTTTTAGAAATTAAAGATGCTGAAATATCTTTATCTCCAGGATTTAGATGGGGAACATCTGTTATACCAGGACAAGTTATTACTTTTGATGATTTAATGACTCAAACAGCTATGACTTATCCTGAAACATATGTTAGAAATATGAAAGGAAGTGAAATTAAACTTATTTTAGAAGATGTTGCTGATAACTTATTTAATATAGATCCATTTTATCAACAAGGTGGAGATATGGTTAGAACAGGTGGAATATCTTATAAAATTAATCCAATAGAAAAAATTGGAAATAGAATTTCTTCAATAACGCTTACAAGAACAGGTGAAAAAATAGAACCAAATAAACTATATAAAGTTGCAGGTTGGTCAACAGTTGGTGCCAAATCTGAGGGTGAACCTATTTGGGAAACTGTTGAAAAATATTTGAAAAACATAAAACATATAAAAAGTTTAAATGTTGATACACCTGATATTGTTGGAATAAAAAATAATCCAGGAATTATTATATAA
- the soxA gene encoding sulfur oxidation c-type cytochrome SoxA — translation MKLLKAVSFLSLALITLNASEFDKQAQKDKNELVKYFEAKFADPYKEKNRFFPYSTDDELKNGYSKGLKHMDFAIGSYSYAKDAKEQYEAIKEFPPYEDKIEKGETLYNQKFVNGKSLATCFPDPTVAGNYPYYDLNKKEVISLTTAVNQCLTDNGEKKWNAKKGDMAAFQAFLAYSSAEEGKKVDIKIPNKQAQEAYERGKEYYYTQRGYLKMSCATCHVQGAGERVRNEKLSPLLGQTTHFPVYRLKWGSLGTLERRIAGCIKDQGQVPPKVDSKKMHELLYFMAYMSNGMPVDGPDVRK, via the coding sequence ATGAAACTATTAAAAGCAGTATCATTTTTATCACTTGCATTAATTACATTAAATGCAAGTGAGTTTGATAAACAAGCACAAAAAGACAAGAATGAATTAGTAAAATACTTTGAAGCAAAATTTGCAGATCCTTATAAAGAAAAAAATAGATTTTTCCCATACTCTACTGATGATGAGTTGAAAAATGGATATTCTAAAGGATTAAAGCATATGGATTTTGCAATAGGAAGTTATTCTTATGCAAAAGATGCAAAAGAACAATATGAAGCAATTAAAGAGTTTCCACCTTATGAAGATAAGATTGAAAAAGGTGAAACTCTTTATAACCAAAAGTTTGTAAATGGAAAATCTTTAGCTACATGTTTCCCTGATCCAACAGTTGCTGGGAATTATCCATATTATGATTTAAACAAAAAAGAAGTTATTTCTTTAACAACAGCAGTAAACCAATGTTTGACAGATAATGGTGAGAAAAAATGGAATGCAAAAAAAGGTGATATGGCAGCATTTCAAGCATTTTTAGCATACTCTTCAGCAGAAGAGGGTAAAAAAGTTGATATTAAGATTCCAAATAAACAAGCACAAGAAGCTTATGAAAGAGGTAAAGAGTATTATTATACTCAAAGAGGTTATTTAAAAATGTCATGTGCTACTTGTCATGTTCAAGGTGCAGGTGAAAGAGTAAGAAATGAAAAACTTTCTCCACTTTTAGGGCAAACTACACATTTCCCTGTATATAGATTAAAATGGGGATCTTTAGGGACTCTTGAAAGAAGAATTGCTGGATGTATAAAAGATCAAGGTCAAGTTCCTCCAAAAGTTGATAGTAAAAAAATGCATGAATTACTATACTTTATGGCGTATATGTCAAATGGGATGCCAGTTGATGGTCCAGATGTAAGAAAATAA
- a CDS encoding thioredoxin family protein, with the protein MKKILLLSLLFLSFLYAKIDDNEVISKANNLNKQILVYVFSKNCYYCMKMDKEVFAEKEVQNAINKNYILLKVDAFKDKLPFSLQKKYKKITPSFFILDKNGKYQNSIIGSWTKKDFLEILKENLK; encoded by the coding sequence ATGAAAAAAATATTACTTTTATCTTTGTTATTTTTATCTTTTTTATATGCGAAGATAGATGATAATGAAGTTATTTCAAAAGCAAACAACTTAAATAAACAAATTCTTGTTTATGTTTTTTCAAAAAACTGTTATTATTGTATGAAAATGGATAAAGAAGTTTTTGCAGAAAAAGAAGTACAAAATGCAATAAATAAAAATTATATTTTGTTAAAAGTTGATGCATTTAAAGATAAATTACCTTTTTCATTACAAAAAAAATATAAAAAAATTACTCCTAGTTTTTTTATATTAGATAAAAATGGTAAATATCAAAATAGCATTATAGGAAGTTGGACTAAAAAAGACTTTTTGGAAATATTAAAAGAGAATTTAAAATGA
- a CDS encoding MOSC domain-containing protein, which translates to MSKIIGNIVEIFSATKDTKSKSRPIVQSLNLIKDYGIENDKFAGKDLDKTVMIVGIKSYEIARDNGIKLEYGSLGENILLDFDPHNYKVGDIFDIENTKIKITQICTVCSHLSRFDKKLPKLLNMHRGLYCKILNNGIIKNKMKVRVKEIK; encoded by the coding sequence ATGAGTAAAATTATAGGTAATATTGTAGAAATATTTAGTGCTACAAAAGATACAAAAAGTAAGTCTAGACCAATAGTTCAAAGTTTAAATCTTATAAAAGATTATGGAATAGAAAATGATAAGTTTGCTGGAAAAGATTTAGATAAAACAGTTATGATTGTTGGTATAAAATCGTATGAAATTGCAAGAGATAATGGTATAAAATTAGAGTATGGAAGTTTAGGAGAAAATATACTTTTAGATTTTGATCCACATAATTATAAAGTTGGAGATATTTTTGATATTGAAAATACAAAGATTAAAATTACACAAATTTGTACAGTTTGTAGTCATTTAAGTAGATTTGATAAAAAATTGCCAAAATTATTAAATATGCATAGAGGTTTATATTGTAAAATATTGAATAATGGTATTATAAAAAATAAAATGAAAGTTAGAGTAAAGGAAATAAAATGA